A stretch of Rhizobium glycinendophyticum DNA encodes these proteins:
- the greA gene encoding transcription elongation factor GreA, translating into MVEKVPMTQNGFAKLSEELRWRQQEERPRIIEAIAEARAHGDLSENAEYHAAKEAQSHNEGRVGELEDLIARAEVIDLTKMSGSKIKFGATVKLVDEDTDEEKTYQIVGDQEADVKAGRISISSPIARALIGKEVGDNIEVVAPGGSKAYEILAVNWG; encoded by the coding sequence ATGGTAGAAAAGGTACCGATGACGCAGAACGGCTTTGCCAAGCTCAGCGAAGAGCTGCGCTGGCGCCAGCAGGAAGAGCGTCCGCGCATCATCGAGGCGATCGCCGAGGCGCGCGCCCATGGCGACCTCTCGGAAAATGCCGAATATCACGCCGCCAAGGAAGCCCAGAGCCATAACGAAGGCCGCGTCGGCGAGCTGGAAGACCTGATCGCCCGCGCCGAAGTCATCGACCTCACCAAGATGTCCGGCTCGAAGATCAAGTTCGGCGCCACCGTGAAGCTGGTCGACGAGGACACCGACGAGGAAAAGACCTACCAGATCGTCGGCGACCAGGAAGCCGACGTGAAGGCCGGCCGCATCTCTATTTCGTCCCCGATCGCCCGCGCCCTGATCGGCAAGGAAGTCGGCGACAACATCGAAGTGGTGGCTCCCGGCGGCTCCAAGGCCTACGAAATCCTTGCGGTCAACTGGGGTTGA
- a CDS encoding glycosyltransferase family 4 protein: MAKSETTYVDPAGVHVIAPNFKIRLSGVTSTIIQLVPVQNRLGQKVAVLGPGLPGHLPHLRYRDLWKLWKRPAGAAHRVWHARRNIEMLPGIIMRDVMRMPLKLVFTSASQRKHSGWTKFLIRQMDAVIATSAKTSAYLEVPNTVIMHGIDCEKFKPAEDKAAAKRACGLDPEQRYIGCFGRVRHQKGTDLFVDTMIAVLPQHPGWAAIVAGRATPQHHAFEEELKARVTTAGLADRILFVGEHKNIADWYRTLDLFIAPQRWEGFGLTPLEAMATGVPVVATDVGAFAELIAAGESTAGRVIARDDLPAMLKATTDMMSGATGPVIAEDCRNHVFENFRIETEASRLGALYGRPD, from the coding sequence ATGGCGAAAAGCGAGACGACATACGTGGATCCCGCCGGGGTCCACGTGATCGCGCCGAATTTCAAGATACGTCTGTCCGGCGTCACCTCGACGATCATCCAGCTCGTACCGGTCCAGAACCGGCTCGGCCAGAAAGTCGCCGTGCTGGGTCCGGGGCTTCCGGGTCATCTGCCTCATCTGCGGTATCGGGATCTCTGGAAGCTGTGGAAGCGTCCGGCGGGTGCTGCCCATCGCGTCTGGCACGCCCGCCGCAACATCGAGATGTTGCCAGGCATCATCATGCGCGACGTCATGCGCATGCCCTTGAAGCTCGTCTTCACCTCCGCCTCGCAGCGCAAGCATTCCGGTTGGACGAAATTTCTGATCCGCCAGATGGACGCGGTGATCGCAACCAGCGCCAAGACGTCGGCCTATCTCGAAGTGCCGAACACGGTGATCATGCACGGCATCGACTGCGAAAAGTTCAAGCCGGCCGAAGACAAGGCCGCGGCCAAGCGCGCCTGCGGCCTTGATCCAGAGCAACGTTATATCGGCTGTTTCGGCCGCGTTCGTCACCAGAAGGGCACCGATCTCTTCGTCGACACGATGATCGCAGTATTGCCCCAGCATCCCGGCTGGGCCGCGATCGTCGCCGGCCGCGCCACCCCACAGCACCACGCTTTCGAGGAAGAACTCAAGGCAAGAGTGACGACCGCCGGCCTCGCCGACCGCATTCTCTTCGTCGGCGAACACAAGAACATCGCCGACTGGTACCGCACCCTCGACCTTTTCATCGCCCCACAACGCTGGGAAGGCTTCGGCCTGACCCCGCTGGAGGCCATGGCAACCGGCGTGCCGGTGGTGGCGACAGATGTGGGGGCGTTTGCGGAGTTGATTGCTGCGGGAGAAAGCACGGCGGGCCGGGTCATTGCACGGGATGATCTGCCCGCGATGCTGAAGGCAACGACTGACATGATGTCTGGTGCAACCGGTCCCGTGATCGCCGAAGACTGCCGTAACCACGTCTTCGAGAACTTCCGCATCGAAACCGAAGCTTCCAGACTGGGGGCACTATACGGGCGCCCGGACTAA
- a CDS encoding glycosyltransferase has protein sequence MKVFHYHFGKDGGAERFFVHLVNALAKRGVEQTAVIRPDRLWRKDIENACEIIESNFRNLSPDRLLLPIRVRMMAERQKPDGLMSWATRASRLMPAYKGCVKLSRLGDFPTNLSYFKNTDILVCNTPAIGDHVRKLGWTRGVEVISNFTDTEIVSPIDRATVSTPEDVPVVMSMGRFVRRKGFHTLIEAVSRLSPEVHLWLAGDGEEADSLKRLAADLGMTGRVRFLGWQKDTRPYVAACDVFVMPSSHEPLGNVILEAWAQRKPVVSSRSEGPSWFMRDGENGLLVDIGSVDGFATAIRALLDQPALASAMGEGGHATLIGQFSEEAVASAYIGLFDRGVMTRA, from the coding sequence ATGAAGGTCTTCCACTATCATTTTGGCAAGGACGGCGGCGCCGAGCGCTTCTTCGTCCATCTTGTCAACGCACTTGCCAAACGGGGTGTGGAGCAGACGGCGGTCATCCGACCGGACCGGCTCTGGCGCAAGGACATCGAGAACGCCTGCGAGATCATTGAGAGCAATTTTCGCAATCTGTCGCCTGATCGACTCCTGCTGCCGATCCGCGTCAGGATGATGGCGGAGCGCCAGAAGCCGGACGGGCTCATGTCGTGGGCGACGCGGGCGAGCCGCTTGATGCCTGCCTACAAAGGCTGCGTGAAGCTCTCGCGACTCGGCGACTTTCCGACCAACCTCTCCTACTTCAAGAATACCGACATTCTGGTATGCAATACGCCTGCTATCGGCGACCATGTCCGCAAGCTCGGCTGGACGCGCGGCGTGGAAGTCATCTCCAATTTCACCGATACGGAAATCGTTTCCCCGATTGATCGGGCAACGGTGTCGACGCCTGAAGATGTGCCGGTCGTGATGAGCATGGGGCGGTTCGTTCGGCGCAAGGGATTTCATACCTTGATCGAGGCCGTGTCGCGGCTTTCGCCGGAGGTTCATCTCTGGCTGGCCGGCGATGGCGAAGAGGCGGACAGTCTGAAGCGCCTTGCTGCGGACCTCGGGATGACCGGGCGCGTGCGTTTTCTCGGCTGGCAGAAGGATACGCGACCCTATGTGGCGGCCTGCGACGTGTTCGTCATGCCGTCGAGCCACGAGCCGTTGGGCAACGTGATCCTCGAAGCCTGGGCGCAGCGCAAGCCTGTCGTGTCTTCGCGTTCGGAGGGGCCGAGTTGGTTCATGCGAGACGGAGAAAACGGACTTCTCGTCGATATCGGCAGTGTCGATGGCTTCGCGACTGCGATCCGAGCCCTGCTCGATCAACCGGCTCTGGCTTCCGCGATGGGCGAGGGGGGGCATGCAACGCTAATTGGGCAGTTCTCCGAGGAGGCGGTCGCCTCCGCCTATATCGGGCTATTCGATAGAGGGGTAATGACGCGAGCCTAA
- a CDS encoding glycosyltransferase family 2 protein: MLLSASAYIICLNEEAYLGHCIESLEGFAEIVVVDSGSTDGTASLVQSYVDRGFPIRFFYEPWRGYAGQKQFALEQCTQAWCFNIDADERLDEALRAELPRLLAAPNDVVGWRVARRPYLIGYGYTPAHVRERKNLRLIRKGCGSYDLAQRVHEGLVAEGRVESSAVGSLLHYRPLIIDEQILKENKYSTLKADQQVAEGKKAKVSKLVFSPVLYFLRLYFRNGLWRCGAPGFIEAATGAVYAFLTQAKIYQRHALAKRPNVDDMERRSRK, encoded by the coding sequence ATGCTGCTTTCGGCCTCCGCCTATATCATCTGCCTCAACGAAGAGGCCTATCTCGGCCATTGCATCGAGAGCCTTGAGGGCTTTGCGGAGATCGTTGTCGTTGATTCCGGTTCGACTGACGGGACAGCGTCGCTCGTTCAGTCCTATGTTGATCGCGGTTTTCCGATCCGCTTCTTCTACGAACCCTGGCGAGGCTATGCCGGACAGAAGCAGTTTGCGCTCGAGCAATGCACGCAGGCTTGGTGCTTCAACATCGATGCCGACGAGCGCCTGGACGAGGCCCTGAGGGCGGAACTGCCCCGGCTCCTTGCTGCCCCCAACGACGTCGTCGGCTGGCGGGTTGCGCGGCGCCCTTATCTCATCGGCTATGGCTATACCCCTGCGCATGTACGGGAACGCAAAAATCTCCGTTTGATCCGAAAGGGCTGTGGAAGCTATGACCTTGCCCAGCGCGTTCATGAGGGGCTGGTCGCGGAGGGGCGAGTGGAAAGCTCTGCCGTCGGCAGCCTGCTGCATTACCGCCCGTTGATCATCGACGAGCAGATCCTCAAGGAAAACAAGTATTCTACCTTGAAGGCCGACCAGCAAGTTGCCGAGGGGAAAAAGGCGAAGGTCTCAAAGCTGGTGTTCTCGCCCGTCCTTTATTTTCTCAGGCTCTATTTCCGCAATGGACTATGGCGCTGCGGTGCGCCGGGCTTCATTGAGGCGGCGACGGGTGCCGTTTATGCGTTCCTGACGCAGGCCAAAATCTATCAACGACATGCGCTTGCCAAGCGGCCCAACGTGGACGACATGGAGCGCCGGAGCAGAAAATGA
- a CDS encoding FkbM family methyltransferase — protein sequence MGIGTRKLVRRITKQLSPTAYCRYVNFILALKGRKIRLHPMEAGYYKVTDGPDHLAICRRERHVRSKNGIDHGIAALAAVYHLDKIGLSAGDLLIDCGANIGELGVWAKGRGASYIAFEPETLEADCCDQNAFGGDTRTNRMALWHEEGELTFYSKPESADSSVFEIKKYNTTKTVPARRLDAVVGDLDRYGTIVLKVEAEGAEPEVLEGATGILPQVQYVTVDCGYERGVQQSHTFIEVNATLTRCGFRPKLANFQDRTTILYENLALTHKIASTAAA from the coding sequence TTGGGGATTGGAACACGCAAACTTGTGCGGCGGATCACGAAGCAGTTATCGCCTACCGCTTACTGCCGGTATGTTAATTTCATCCTGGCCCTTAAAGGCAGAAAAATTCGCCTCCACCCGATGGAGGCGGGATACTACAAGGTCACTGACGGTCCCGACCACCTCGCCATCTGCCGGCGGGAAAGACATGTGCGATCCAAGAATGGAATAGATCACGGGATAGCCGCCCTGGCCGCCGTCTATCATCTTGACAAGATCGGCTTATCGGCAGGCGATCTGTTGATTGATTGCGGTGCCAACATCGGCGAACTCGGTGTTTGGGCGAAGGGACGCGGCGCATCCTACATCGCGTTTGAACCGGAAACGCTTGAGGCCGATTGCTGTGATCAAAATGCCTTTGGCGGGGACACCCGGACCAACAGGATGGCGCTGTGGCATGAAGAAGGGGAACTCACCTTCTACAGCAAGCCAGAATCTGCCGACAGCTCCGTTTTCGAAATCAAGAAATACAACACAACCAAAACTGTTCCCGCCAGGAGACTGGACGCAGTAGTAGGTGACCTAGACCGCTACGGAACCATCGTTCTGAAGGTCGAGGCTGAGGGCGCCGAGCCGGAGGTCCTGGAAGGCGCGACCGGCATACTGCCACAGGTTCAGTATGTGACGGTTGATTGCGGCTACGAGCGAGGTGTTCAGCAAAGTCACACGTTTATCGAGGTCAACGCGACACTTACCAGATGCGGATTCCGGCCGAAGCTGGCAAATTTTCAGGACCGCACGACGATCCTCTATGAAAATTTGGCACTCACTCACAAAATTGCCTCAACAGCAGCAGCCTGA
- a CDS encoding class I SAM-dependent methyltransferase yields the protein MSSIKYIAKKISRRDIEKAIAEFATGIKSGDRVLNVGAGGSFAAILSAKLRDASVEIVSSDIDESRRPDVVDDITQSVLPDGHFDHVLCMEVLEHVKDPFQAAHHLRRILKPGGRLLLSTPYLFPTHDAPYDHFRYTQFGLQELFKDFRIDTLGARTSIVETVLLLCLRLAWLKGGEKRRLAYLFALSIALIYPLARLLGGGRRDAAFTSGFILKAVAVKNN from the coding sequence TTGAGTTCTATTAAATACATTGCCAAGAAGATTTCGAGACGAGACATCGAAAAGGCGATCGCCGAATTCGCCACAGGTATCAAGTCTGGGGATCGCGTTCTAAATGTCGGGGCCGGCGGGTCTTTCGCGGCTATTCTTTCCGCTAAGCTAAGGGATGCCTCTGTCGAAATAGTCAGCTCTGATATCGATGAGTCACGCCGCCCCGATGTTGTGGACGATATTACTCAAAGCGTGCTGCCCGATGGGCATTTCGACCATGTGTTATGCATGGAAGTGTTGGAGCACGTGAAGGATCCCTTTCAGGCAGCGCATCATCTTCGCCGCATACTGAAGCCCGGCGGGCGCCTCCTTCTGTCAACACCGTACCTGTTTCCAACGCACGATGCGCCTTACGACCATTTCCGTTACACACAGTTTGGGCTGCAAGAACTGTTCAAGGATTTCCGTATCGACACGCTCGGTGCTCGGACGAGCATCGTTGAAACAGTTCTGTTGCTGTGTCTTAGACTGGCATGGCTTAAGGGAGGTGAAAAAAGGAGACTGGCTTATCTATTCGCCTTATCGATCGCTCTTATCTATCCCCTCGCCCGTCTGCTGGGTGGCGGTCGACGAGATGCGGCGTTCACGTCGGGATTCATCCTCAAAGCGGTTGCCGTGAAGAATAACTGA
- a CDS encoding Lrp/AsnC family transcriptional regulator, whose amino-acid sequence MRSAQFELDAIDMKILRELQADGRMTNVELAERVGISAPPCLRRVRKLEDAGYIKKYRAILDANALGYSLSAFCSVGLTHQSEIELKRFSELLQTWSIVREAWMISGESDFLLYCVAKNLAEFQTFVIESLTSARNVDTVRTMLTIRSVKDETPVHLDGLVGPHSLT is encoded by the coding sequence ATGAGGTCGGCACAATTCGAACTCGATGCTATAGACATGAAAATCCTGCGTGAGCTTCAGGCTGACGGCAGGATGACGAACGTCGAGCTCGCTGAGCGGGTTGGCATATCCGCCCCACCTTGCCTGCGCCGAGTGCGGAAGCTCGAAGACGCCGGATATATCAAAAAGTATCGTGCTATACTTGACGCAAATGCGCTCGGATACAGTCTCTCGGCCTTCTGCAGCGTTGGCCTAACACACCAGTCCGAAATCGAACTAAAGCGATTTTCAGAATTGCTACAGACTTGGTCAATCGTCCGAGAAGCCTGGATGATTTCAGGCGAGTCGGACTTCTTGCTCTATTGCGTGGCGAAGAATTTGGCAGAGTTCCAAACCTTCGTCATCGAAAGTCTGACCTCGGCAAGAAATGTGGATACTGTGCGAACCATGCTCACCATCCGGTCGGTGAAGGATGAGACGCCGGTCCATCTTGATGGCCTCGTCGGACCACACTCCTTAACGTAG
- a CDS encoding glycosyltransferase family 2 protein — protein sequence MRTTVLSYPFSNPEDFEKLRAGRLRRLIARYESWKVLKRRQRGTTRVPLSLLTPHAFRPLSTADLPLIFLCHNDLALLPAFFRHYRSLGVTRFIVVDDQSSDGSREWLAAQVDTDLWTSTVRYKEAKRGRIWREMLLHLYGHDRWYLNVDADEFLVFDQCDTQPLLALIQVLTGEGNVKMPAPMLDLYPRGGLDYVHAANCGDSMPWEVADAFDAFGYKLSVKKRFMSLRGGPRERMFRSEAELMKYPLLFWSKDSSLGSSIHQPLPYGENFGPISGVLLHFKFFADVKERVAEAVSDGQYFNGAQEYRRILEHLEKDDVLNFTSSATTVYEGPAQLVARGFMRKLF from the coding sequence TTGCGTACGACCGTCCTTTCATATCCTTTTTCGAATCCTGAGGATTTCGAGAAGTTGCGGGCAGGGCGATTGCGCAGGCTGATCGCTCGATATGAAAGCTGGAAGGTTCTAAAGCGCCGGCAAAGAGGCACCACGCGTGTTCCATTGTCTCTATTGACGCCTCATGCGTTTCGACCTCTGTCGACAGCGGATCTGCCTCTAATTTTTCTGTGCCACAACGATCTTGCACTTTTGCCGGCCTTCTTTCGGCATTACCGATCGCTCGGCGTCACTCGATTTATCGTCGTTGATGACCAATCGAGTGACGGGTCCCGGGAGTGGCTGGCCGCGCAAGTCGACACTGACCTTTGGACGTCAACAGTGCGTTACAAGGAGGCGAAGAGGGGGCGGATCTGGCGGGAGATGTTGCTGCATCTCTACGGTCATGATCGTTGGTACCTGAATGTGGATGCCGATGAATTCCTGGTTTTTGACCAGTGCGACACACAACCTTTGCTGGCACTGATCCAGGTTTTGACTGGTGAAGGCAACGTCAAGATGCCTGCGCCTATGCTCGACCTTTACCCCAGAGGGGGGCTAGATTATGTCCATGCTGCCAACTGCGGCGATTCGATGCCGTGGGAAGTCGCCGACGCGTTCGACGCTTTTGGATATAAACTGTCGGTCAAAAAGCGCTTTATGAGCCTGCGAGGCGGGCCTCGGGAGCGCATGTTCCGAAGTGAGGCGGAATTGATGAAGTATCCTTTGCTCTTCTGGAGCAAGGATAGTTCCCTTGGGTCAAGCATCCACCAGCCTCTTCCTTACGGAGAAAATTTTGGACCTATTTCCGGCGTGCTGCTTCACTTCAAGTTTTTTGCGGACGTAAAAGAGCGGGTTGCGGAGGCGGTGTCGGACGGGCAATATTTTAACGGCGCGCAGGAGTATCGGCGTATACTGGAGCATCTGGAAAAGGATGACGTGCTGAACTTCACATCCTCAGCCACCACTGTTTATGAAGGCCCCGCGCAACTGGTGGCGCGTGGTTTCATGAGGAAATTGTTCTAG